The following proteins are co-located in the Lagenorhynchus albirostris chromosome 2, mLagAlb1.1, whole genome shotgun sequence genome:
- the LORICRIN gene encoding loricrin — protein MSHQTKQPTPQPPVGSGKTSGGGGKSGDGGSGGSDGGSGGSDGGSGKGVKSSGSCGSSGGGDHSAGGGSSCGGGSSGSDGSGGCRGGSGGKNSSGGGSSDQKVQGQSHGGVSSGASSGDGSSGCGSGGSQGVPVCHQTQQKQTPSWPCK, from the coding sequence ATGTCTCACCAGACAAAGcagcccaccccccaacccccagtggGCAGCGGGAAAACCTCTGGCGGCGGCGGCAAATCCGGCGACGGCGGCTCCGGTGGTTCCGACGGCGGCTCCGGTGGTTCCGATGGCGGCTCCGGTAAAGGCGTCAAGTCCTCCGGGAGCTGTGGCAGCTCCGGCGGCGGAGACCACTCTGCTGGTGGCGGCTCCAGCTGCGGCGGGGGCTCCTCCGGGAGCGACGGCTCTGGAGGCTGCAGAGGAGGTTCCGGTGGGAAGAACTCCAGCGGCGGCGGTTCCTCCGACCAGAAGGTCCAGGGCCAGAGCCACGGAGGCGTCTCTAGTGGTGCCTCTTCCGGGGACGGCTCCTCCGGGTGCGGCTCTGGGGGTAGCCAGGGCGTCCCTGTCTGCCATCAGACCCAGCAGAAGCAGACGCCTTCCTGGCCATGCAAATAA